A part of Candidatus Electrothrix aestuarii genomic DNA contains:
- the tatA gene encoding twin-arginine translocase TatA/TatE family subunit — translation MFGLGMPEMVIILVLIVILFGAGKLPEIGAGLGQGIRNFKDSTKELEEPKEQEENVAAESPLSQSVEKSS, via the coding sequence ATGTTCGGATTAGGAATGCCCGAGATGGTGATCATACTTGTTCTTATTGTCATCCTATTCGGTGCTGGCAAACTGCCTGAAATAGGTGCCGGTTTAGGACAGGGAATCAGAAATTTTAAGGATTCCACCAAAGAGTTGGAGGAGCCGAAGGAGCAGGAAGAAAATGTTGCGGCTGAGTCCCCATTGAGTCAATCTGTCGAAAAAAGCTCCTGA
- a CDS encoding DUF1566 domain-containing protein produces MGLFNALNLEGNPTAVDWEMTPEYSFGTFESWGGRERVRSSNERIYYFFVDAWGEKPKLCLMERGIKHAKVVAEIKAPAEMMQRCVQSQGKVALFERTHAINGELKQWLLDNIMESDDTSRVIPLKEEDQRDHLGATGLPGSEEPLPEDLPARILLPSMTLEFVEEEADKMIKEYNFTDQKRNPDGLFRNYLVDNGDGLTVTDVATGLMWQRGGLDIMSHRMLRKEIEQINAQCFAGHNDWRMPTLPEAMSLLEQELNAKGLYLHPAFSADQPFIMVDSERRPGGQWFVDCKQGSAYWSSGTIPGGFGRLCRKV; encoded by the coding sequence ATGGGGCTTTTCAATGCATTGAATCTGGAAGGAAATCCGACTGCCGTAGACTGGGAAATGACACCGGAATACAGCTTCGGCACCTTTGAGAGTTGGGGTGGCCGAGAAAGAGTTCGCAGCAGCAACGAACGGATCTATTATTTTTTCGTTGATGCCTGGGGCGAAAAGCCAAAGCTCTGCCTGATGGAGCGGGGAATCAAGCACGCCAAAGTTGTGGCGGAGATAAAAGCTCCTGCTGAGATGATGCAACGTTGCGTGCAATCACAGGGCAAAGTTGCGCTTTTTGAGCGTACCCATGCCATTAACGGGGAATTGAAGCAGTGGCTGCTTGATAATATCATGGAGTCTGATGATACTTCACGGGTTATTCCTCTGAAAGAGGAAGATCAGCGGGATCATCTGGGGGCCACAGGTCTTCCTGGGAGTGAGGAACCGCTCCCTGAGGATCTTCCGGCGCGTATTCTTCTGCCTTCCATGACCCTTGAGTTTGTGGAGGAAGAGGCGGACAAGATGATCAAAGAGTATAATTTCACTGATCAGAAGCGAAATCCCGATGGGCTGTTCAGGAATTATTTAGTAGATAACGGTGATGGCTTAACAGTGACCGATGTGGCCACTGGCCTGATGTGGCAGCGTGGAGGGTTGGATATCATGAGTCATCGCATGTTGAGAAAGGAAATAGAGCAAATTAATGCCCAGTGCTTTGCCGGGCATAATGACTGGAGAATGCCGACCCTGCCCGAGGCCATGTCGCTTCTGGAGCAGGAGCTCAATGCCAAGGGGCTCTATCTTCATCCTGCCTTTTCCGCAGATCAGCCTTTTATTATGGTGGATAGCGAACGGAGACCGGGTGGACAATGGTTTGTTGATTGTAAACAAGGCAGTGCCTATTGGTCCTCGGGAACGATTCCCGGCGGTTTTGGTCGGCTTTGTCGTAAGGTCTAA
- a CDS encoding serine hydrolase → MNRCSFLFITLLAPCVFTLSASNVPQAQATLPVLSNTAKKAPPAEKQLPSIAPTIKNTPQPVAITATATKKPVKGSKGSAEPICTIDTSSDGPIILGSKGSIASVKEKVAQVTCATEAPAARETKRPRLAAINKHITSKSAIILDAETGDTIFAKSPDNPRQPASTIKVLTGMIAIKRLKKNEKVEVSRHAEKMPRSKVYLSTQKQYKANDLINAVLLASANDASVALAEKIAGSEKDFAKLMTLHARLWGAKNTICRTASGLTAKGQQSTARDLAQIFRHAMQDREFAKRMKRTKIKTSYGKLLRNHNRALWQVNGALAGKTGYTNMARQTYVGQFQRGDDTIVVAIMGSETMWTDIKRLVEYGFKRKEQVRIAQLEKTKSES, encoded by the coding sequence ATGAATCGATGCTCTTTTTTATTTATCACGCTCTTGGCCCCGTGTGTCTTCACCCTGTCCGCTAGCAATGTACCGCAGGCACAGGCAACGCTTCCCGTTTTAAGCAACACAGCCAAAAAAGCGCCCCCTGCTGAAAAACAGCTTCCTTCCATAGCACCGACAATAAAAAATACTCCACAGCCTGTTGCTATAACTGCTACAGCAACCAAGAAACCTGTCAAAGGGAGCAAGGGAAGTGCTGAGCCCATCTGCACCATCGACACATCCTCGGATGGACCGATAATCCTTGGCAGTAAAGGGAGTATAGCCTCGGTAAAAGAAAAGGTTGCGCAGGTCACCTGTGCCACGGAGGCTCCGGCAGCCAGAGAAACCAAGCGACCTCGCCTTGCCGCCATCAACAAACATATCACCTCAAAAAGCGCCATTATTCTGGATGCAGAAACCGGAGATACGATTTTTGCCAAATCTCCTGACAATCCCCGGCAACCGGCATCAACCATTAAGGTGCTGACAGGCATGATTGCCATCAAACGCCTGAAAAAGAATGAAAAAGTTGAGGTTAGTCGCCATGCGGAAAAAATGCCGCGCTCCAAGGTCTATTTAAGCACCCAAAAGCAATATAAGGCGAACGACCTGATCAATGCAGTTCTTCTGGCTTCGGCAAATGATGCCAGCGTTGCCTTGGCCGAGAAAATTGCTGGTAGCGAAAAGGATTTTGCTAAGCTCATGACCCTGCATGCCCGACTTTGGGGAGCAAAAAACACCATCTGCCGCACGGCATCCGGCCTGACAGCCAAGGGGCAGCAGTCCACAGCCCGTGATCTGGCCCAAATCTTTCGACACGCTATGCAGGACAGGGAATTTGCCAAGCGTATGAAGCGGACCAAGATCAAGACCTCATACGGCAAGCTTCTGCGCAACCATAACAGGGCACTTTGGCAGGTTAACGGAGCGCTGGCAGGTAAGACCGGTTATACGAATATGGCTCGGCAAACCTATGTGGGGCAATTCCAACGCGGTGATGATACTATTGTTGTTGCCATCATGGGGAGTGAAACCATGTGGACAGACATCAAGCGGCTGGTTGAATATGGCTTTAAGAGGAAGGAGCAGGTTAGAATCGCTCAACTCGAAAAAACAAAATCTGAGAGTTAG
- a CDS encoding nucleotidyltransferase family protein, which produces MHPLLQLCARIEPHPVQQKRLAQACSDFATWDDLIQQAEAHGMAPLLLRHFLAAGLDVPDDFLRHLRLLVLRHRQTNRVLSRTLGKVLSILAEAGIPALVLKGAALCQTLYPDPGLRPMRDIDLLLPWDEALPAHALLQRHGFQDPAVFTPVDHLHLAALYLETDGIKVCLELHRSLFPDCPPCPARMDFATLSNKAVSFTADGVPAYTLANEEMIWHLYQHGFHAPLTYDPFKLISAADLISFVETKLDEIDWDRIKSKYPHLLAALPHLHHLTPWNDTVRERLGFGEETALTGVGASFTGWPRRKLAALKGQPLRVILRDTFLPPDWWLRIYYAPTGRFGRLQCLFIKHPGHIFWWVKLYWSIFLKESLPEEEISAPIKLRDVPVIIKNSGKLIAALWRKVH; this is translated from the coding sequence ATGCACCCTCTTCTCCAACTCTGCGCAAGAATAGAGCCGCATCCGGTTCAACAAAAACGTCTTGCTCAGGCATGTAGCGATTTCGCCACCTGGGACGATCTGATCCAACAGGCTGAAGCCCACGGCATGGCCCCTCTGCTTCTCCGCCATTTCCTTGCTGCCGGATTAGACGTACCAGATGATTTTCTCCGCCACCTCAGACTACTCGTTCTTCGCCATCGCCAGACCAACAGGGTGTTATCCCGGACCTTAGGCAAGGTGCTGTCCATATTAGCGGAGGCAGGTATTCCGGCCCTGGTTCTGAAAGGCGCAGCCCTCTGCCAGACCCTGTACCCGGACCCCGGCCTGCGGCCCATGCGGGATATCGACCTGCTCCTGCCTTGGGATGAGGCCCTGCCCGCCCATGCCCTGTTGCAACGGCACGGCTTTCAGGATCCAGCCGTATTCACTCCGGTGGACCATCTTCATCTTGCCGCCCTGTATCTGGAAACGGACGGCATAAAGGTCTGTCTTGAACTGCATCGCAGCCTTTTCCCGGATTGCCCGCCCTGCCCTGCCCGAATGGATTTTGCTACGCTGTCCAACAAGGCGGTTTCCTTTACAGCGGACGGTGTGCCAGCCTACACCTTGGCCAATGAAGAAATGATCTGGCATCTTTATCAACACGGATTCCATGCCCCGCTTACCTATGATCCCTTTAAACTGATCTCCGCCGCCGATCTTATCAGCTTTGTCGAGACCAAGCTGGATGAAATCGACTGGGATCGAATAAAATCGAAGTATCCCCATCTGCTTGCCGCTCTGCCTCATCTCCATCATTTGACCCCTTGGAACGATACGGTGCGGGAGCGGCTGGGCTTTGGGGAAGAAACCGCTCTGACCGGAGTGGGCGCATCCTTTACAGGCTGGCCAAGAAGAAAACTGGCAGCGTTAAAAGGACAGCCGCTTCGCGTGATTCTGCGAGACACCTTCCTGCCACCGGACTGGTGGTTGCGGATCTATTATGCCCCGACTGGACGGTTCGGACGATTACAGTGTCTCTTTATTAAGCATCCGGGACATATTTTCTGGTGGGTAAAACTGTACTGGAGTATTTTTCTCAAAGAGAGCTTACCAGAAGAGGAGATATCTGCTCCGATAAAGTTGCGGGATGTTCCAGTGATAATAAAAAACAGCGGCAAACTGATTGCTGCCTTGTGGCGGAAGGTGCATTAA
- a CDS encoding PqqD family protein codes for MKNSHKFTLNPDFTTEAFDDEILLYAISTGKGIYLNKTAGLVLELCGKGASIQEIITLLEETYPEEKDDIQRDVGTAVETLLAHKALLEVDEQEDEQSNG; via the coding sequence ATGAAAAATTCTCACAAATTCACCCTGAATCCCGACTTCACGACAGAGGCATTCGACGATGAAATCCTGCTCTATGCCATATCCACAGGAAAAGGCATCTACCTCAATAAAACCGCTGGACTAGTTCTGGAGCTATGCGGGAAGGGGGCTTCTATTCAGGAAATTATCACTCTGCTGGAGGAAACCTATCCCGAGGAGAAGGACGATATCCAGCGGGACGTCGGAACCGCTGTCGAGACCCTACTGGCTCACAAAGCCCTGCTGGAGGTTGACGAACAGGAAGATGAGCAAAGCAATGGATAA